ATCGAAGCCGTCGAACATTCGAAGGCTGCCGGAGTTCCGATAATCGTCGCGATCAACAAGATAGACAAACCCGGCGCGAATCCGGATAAGGTCAAGCAAGGACTTGCGGGTCTCGGACTGCAGCCGATCGATTGGGGCGGCGATGTCGAAATGGTGCCGGTCTCGGCGAAGAAGCGCGAGAATCTCGATATGCTGCTCGAGACCGTTTTGCTCCAGGCGGACATTATGAACCTCAAGGCGAGCGAAACCCGCCGGGCGTCGGGGGTTGTCCTTGAAGCAAAGCTCGACAAGGGACGCGGGTCGGTCGCGACTGTGCTCGTTCAGCAGGGAACGCTTCATGTCGGCGATCCGTTTATCGTCGGCCAATACTATGGAAAGGTCAGGGCGATGTTCTCTGACCGCGGCGAAGGAACGCAACAGGCTGCCCCGGCAACGCCGGTCGAGGTTCTGGGTCTGCAGGGCGTACCGCAGGCGGGCGACACGTTCCAGGTAGTTTCCGATATCGACAAGGCGCAGGACATCGCCCAGAAGCGTCAGGAGAAGGCGCGGCAGGCAGCGATGGTCAAGACCACGAAGCGCGGTATCGAATCGCTTGGTCAGGCAGATGTCAAGGAACTTCTCGTTATCCTTAAGGCCGACGTTCAGGGATCGGTCGAGGTGCTCCGTTCGACGCTCGAAAAACTTTCGACCGAAAAGGTCAAAGTCCGCGTTATCCGCGCGGGTGTCGGTGCGATCGCCGAATCCGACGTCTTGCTCGCCTCGGCAACACAGGCGGACAACACGCAAACGGCGGTTGTTATCATTGGTTTCAACGTTCGTCCGGAAACCCGCGCCGCCGAGGTTGCGAAACAGGAAGATGTCGATATTCGCCTCCACTCGATCATTTACAAGGTCGAAGAAGAGATCAAGGCGGCAATGATCGGAATGCTCGACGCGATCGAGAAGGAAGTCATTCTCGGCAAGGCGCAGGTTCAGGAAATCTTCAGGGTTTCGAAGGTCGGAACGATCGCCGGTTGCCGCGTCATCGACGGAATTATGAAACGTCAGGCGCGAGCACGTCTCGTTCGCGACGGCGTTGTCATCTGGGAAGGAGACATTTCGTCGCTCAAGCGGTTCAAGGAGGACACGAGCGAGGTGCGGCAGGGATTTGAGTGCGGCATCAGTCTCGTCAATTTCAACGACATCAAGGTCAGCGACGAGATCGAGGCATTCGTGATCGAGAAGATCGCCGCCACGGAGCTTTAGGAAGGATCAGGGACGACGGATGAAGGAGAATCAGAAGGCCTTCATCCTTCTGAAGTTATGCGTCGACCGGAGAGATTAGCCGAAGTATTGCGCGAGGAGATCATCGAGATCGTCGGATACGAACTCGATGATCCGCGCGTTGCAAGCGTCACTGTCACCGACGTGCGGGTATCTGATAACTTGCGCGATGCCAAGGTTTACGTTTTGGTTCAGGGGACCGAAGGGGAGATCAGGGAAGCGTTAAAGGCGCTTCAGCATGCGGCGTCATTTGTAAAGCAACAGGTTGCGTTGAATCTCAACCTGCGACACGCCCCGCATCTTAATTTTGCCCGGGACACCGTCGAGGAGAATGCCGCGCGCATCAGCCAACTCCTCGAAGAGGTGGTTCCGAATTCCAATTCTAAGGATCAAGGAGAACCCAAGGGATGATGAACGATCGTTGAGAAGCGAAACATCAGCGTGTCTCGGCTTTTGTCGACTGTTCGTTGTCTTTTGGGTTTTCGTAGTTAATAGTGTTAAGTCAAGTAGTTGAGTTAATTGAAAATAAACACGTTTTCGGGATCACGACGCACGTCCGACCGGATGGCGACGGCATCGGCTCGTCGTTGGGTCTATGTTGGCTGCTTCGTTCGCTCGGCAAAGACGCCGAAGTCATCGTCAGCGACGGGATTCCCGCCTCGTATCTCGTGTTGCCCGGCGCCGGCGATATCGTCAAGGTGTCAGAAGTAAATGGCAAATACGATGCCGTTTTCGTCATCGAATGTTCCGATATCACCCGTCCGAACATCGTCAATCTCGAGAGTCAGTTGGTCGTGAACATAGATCATCACGCAACTTGCGAACATTTCGGAAACATCAATTGGATCGATACGACGGCTTCGGCGGTCGGCGAGATGATCTACAATCTCTGCAAGGCAGTAGGCGGCCGGATCACGCGCGAGATCGCCGAATGCCTGTATCTGGCGCTCGTCACCGATACGGGCAGTTTTCACTTTTCAAATACCACGGACCGCACCCTGAAGGTCGCATCGGAACTCGTCAAGGTCGGCGTCAAACCGGCGCTCATCTCGGAAGCGGTTTACAATTCATATCCCTGGTCGCGGATCGAACTGATGAGTCAGGTGCTCTCGACGGTCAAGCGCGACGAAAGCGGTCGCGTGGCGTATATGCGGCAAACGCTTGGAATGCGTGAATCGGCGCAGATGTCGGACGGCGACAATAACGGTTTCGTCAACATTCCGCTGGCCGCCAAGGACGTACTTGCGTCGGTTTATATGCGCGAGGTCGAAGGCGGCCGTTTTCGCGTCAGTCTTCGGTCCAAAGGCAAGATAAACGTCGCCCGCGTGGCCGAGCGGTTCGGCGGCGGCGGCCACAATAACGCGGCCGGTTGTCGCGTCGAGGGCGAATGGGACTTGCGCGAAAGCGAGATCGTCGAAGCGATGGTCGAGGCGGTCGACCGGTCGCTGGAGCAGCAGGACCGTGTTGAACCGATCGTGACCTTCGTCGGAACCGAGAAGCGTTCCGAAACGCCTCAGTAATAGCCGCAGGCTTGTCGCCGGGAGCGCGGATAATGCCAAATGTCGAGATAATTCTTTTCGTTTCGGATCAGAATCGAAGCCGGGATTTTTACGCGGCGCTTCTGCTGGCCGAACCGCTCCTCGACGTTCCGGGGATGACCGAATTTGAACTCGGCACCGGCGTCAAACTCGGATTGATGCCCGAAACAGGCATTACCAAGATACTCTCCGGACGCCTCCCGCATCCGAATTCCGCAAACGGCATCCCGCGTTGCGAACTCTATCTTGAAACCGGCGATATTGAAGCCGCGTCGCTTCGTGCGACCGCGGCCGGTGCGACAGAGATCAGCCCGATACTCGACCGAGACTGGGGCGACAAGGTGTCGTATTTTGCTGACCCGGACGGTCATATCGTGGCCTTCGCCTGCAAAAGCGAAGCGTTTGATCGACCCGCGTCAGAGCGATGAGAGTTTTGACTTCACGGTCTCGCTGACCAGCTTGCCTTCTGCATTCTTCCCGGCGAGCAGAGCCAGAGCGGCTTTCATTACCGTTCCCATATCCTTCATCGACGAAGCTCCCGTTGCGGCGACGGCTTCGGCGACGGCCGCCTCGACTTCGGCGGGCGATGCCGCCTGTGGCAGATATTCCTCAAGCACGGCGAGTTCCGCCTTTTCCTTTTCGGCAAGCTCGATGCGTCCGTTGGCAGTGAATTGTTCGATCGAGTCGCGCCGTTGTTTGACGAGCGTCGTCAGGATCTTCAGCACGTCGTCGTCCGTGAGAACGGTGCCGACGCCGCGTTTGTTCTCTTCGTTCATAATGGCCGCTTTCGCCATTCGGATCGTCGAAAGCCGGTTCGCGTCTCTCGCTTTCATCGCCGCCGTCATATCGGCGACCAGTTTTTCTTTTAGAGTCATATGTCTCTTAGTTTAGCGGAAACGCGGCCCGACTTTCAAAACTCTGCCAACCCTCGCGCGCGCGCGGCGCGGTGTGCTAATCTGGGACTTCCTTTTTTGATATGAAACTGAGTTGGCGATTCGGAATCATCGCGGGGATCTTTATGGTCCTCTTCACGATGTATCCGCAGATGAAAATGTGGTACGTGCGTGGCGGCGACTGGCAAGGGCACTACGCATACAACGACATCGACGAGGTCGCGTACGCTTCGTACGTCAAGGCATTGATTGACGGGCGACCGCGAAAGAACGATCCCTATACCGGACGTGACGACGCGCCGGATCACCCGCAACCCGAATCATTGTTCTCGATTCAGTTTGCCGCACCGTACACGGTCGCGATCCCGGCGAGGATCCTTGGCATCGGAGCGCCCTGGGCGATGACGCTGGCCGGCGCGCTGGCGGGTTTCTTCGCCGCGCTTGCGTGTTTCTGGGTTATCGGCCGGATCACGGGAGACTCTTGGTTCGCCGGCGCGGCGACACTTGTCGTTCTCGCGGGCGGCGCGCTCGCGGCCGGCGAGGGCGCGATCGGCGAGATCCTCGACACGGGCTTTTCATATCCTTACTTTCCGGCATTTCGGCGATACATTCCAGCTGTCCCGTTCGCCGCCTTTTTTGCGATGATCGGGCTCGTTTGGCTCACGCTCGGGACCGACGACCGGCGTAGGCGACCGATCTTCGGCGCGTTGGCGGCGTTATGTTTCGGCTACACGGTCTTTTCGTACTTCTATACCTGGACCACTGCGGCCGCGTGGCTTGCGGGCCTCGGCATCACCTGGCTCGTGCTGCGTTCGGAGTCCCGGAGAGTCGATGTCAAGACCTTTTTCGGACTCGCGGCCGGTTGTCTCTTCTTTCTCGCGCCGTACGCGTATCTGCTGTCGAAACGTTCGCATACGATGGACGAGGTCCAGCTTCTCATCAACTCGCGCGCACCGGATCTAGCGCGCGTTCCCGAATACATCGCCGGTTTTGTTCTGATTTTGATCGGCCTCGGTGTTTTCTTCAAAGTCATCGAGCTTCGGGCGCGCGAAACCATCTTCGCGATCTCGTTCGCGCTCGTCCCGTTTATCGTGTTCAATCAGCAGGTGATAACGGGCAGGGAACTGCAGCCGATCCATTATCAGGTGTTCATCGGAAATTACGTCGCAATGCTCGCGCTTGTCGTGACCATCGGGATCATGATCGCGCGAACCGACCTTTTTCGAAAGGCAGGGGCGAAAGCTGCGTCCGCAGTGTTGTTGATTCTGGCCGCCGCCTGGGGATTCGTCGAATGCCATTACACCGTACGTGTTTTGGACGACGTGAATCTTGCACGGGATGCGGCGATGCCGGTCGGACGCAGGTTGACCGAACTTGCAGGGAAGGACCCGGACCGGTACAAGTCGGTCATTCTCCACCTCGACATTGCCGTGGGCGACGATCTTCCTACGATCGCGCCGCAATCGGTCCTTTGGGCGCGGCACCAGCACGTTTTTGCGGGCGTTACCTGGCAGGAGAACAAAGAACGCTATTACCAGTATCTCTATTTCAGAAATTACGCGCCTGAAGATCTGGCCGAGGGCATAAAGCGCGGCGACTTCGTTTCGTCGATCGCGCTTTTTGGATGGGGGCGTCACACCGACCGGCTCAACTCGGCTTATAAACCGCTCACTTACGGCGAGGTTGACGAAGAGGCACGGCGCTATGGCGATTACATCGCGCAATTCGACCCGCGCAAATCGCCGGAGACGATTCTGTCATACGCCGTTGTCCAGAACACCCGCGACGTCGATCTGACGAATCTGGACCGATTTTATGAACGTGACAACGGCGAGATCCTCGGGGATTATCTGCTCTATCGCCTGAAACTGCGGTGAACGGAGTACGGGCCGGGGATTTCAGATTCCATAATTCCGGAATTCAGGATTCCAGAACTTTGAAAAACCTGCTTGATCGAAACGACAGGCCGTTCTTGGCAGAACACGGATGGGTCGGGATGAAAACGATGATTTGAGACCAATTCGGCGCCATCACGGTCGAAAAAATATATGATCTCATCCCGCCGATTTCCTTCAAGCCGGTATTTCAGAGCTCCCGAATCCAGGGATTGAGGATTTCAGATTCGGGTTCTTTGAAAAACTGACGACCCGCGAAAAAAAAACATTTGCCTTGCCGCGGATGACGCGGATCAACCTGAGGATGCGAATATCCGGGCAATCGGCGCCGAGTCGGAGAAATGGGATGTTTCGGACGTTCGTGCCGTGGAGCCGCGGCACGCGCCCCACGGCGATCGGCGAGTCAGTACCGCCTGCGTCAGCGTGCGGGCGACCGCCGCCGCACGACGCCTAAATTCCAGATTCAAGATCAATGCTGTCTTAAACGTTGGCTTGCGAAGCCGTCAAAATCGTCAGATTACGAAAAGAAACCTCGGCGTTTGGGTCCCGTACTTCGCCGAACAGGCATTGTCCGCGCGGAGTCCGCAAAGAGGCCGATGTTGGTCCGCGCGGCCGTCAATAATTCGCGACCGAGGCTCTGAAGCCTTATCCGGCATCAATCCAAAATCCAAAATCCGAAATCCAAAATCGAAAAAGCCGTCCAAAATTCGGACGGCTCAGATATTTAGAAATTAAAGCTATTTAGTAAAACTTAGGCTGCCAGTAAATCGTTTGACGTCTCGGCGAAAACACGTCTGCCATTGAGCGCGTCATCAATTATTTCACGAACCGCGGAAGCGTCCGGATTCACGTCCATACGCGCGCAGGCGCGGAGGTGCCGGATGATTCCTTCGGACGCAATTTCCAATGCCGGTCCACCCAGTTTTGCGAAACGACGTGCCTGAATGTGATCGATCTGCAAGATCCTGTCCTGCAAGGTCATTTGTTTTGCTGCTGCCACTATTTGTTCTTCTCCTTCCTTTTTCGGAATTCTATTTTTTACAGTTTGTTGTGCATCACAA
The DNA window shown above is from Acidobacteriota bacterium and carries:
- the rbfA gene encoding 30S ribosome-binding factor RbfA; its protein translation is MRRPERLAEVLREEIIEIVGYELDDPRVASVTVTDVRVSDNLRDAKVYVLVQGTEGEIREALKALQHAASFVKQQVALNLNLRHAPHLNFARDTVEENAARISQLLEEVVPNSNSKDQGEPKG
- a CDS encoding GatB/YqeY domain-containing protein — encoded protein: MTLKEKLVADMTAAMKARDANRLSTIRMAKAAIMNEENKRGVGTVLTDDDVLKILTTLVKQRRDSIEQFTANGRIELAEKEKAELAVLEEYLPQAASPAEVEAAVAEAVAATGASSMKDMGTVMKAALALLAGKNAEGKLVSETVKSKLSSL
- a CDS encoding lactoylglutathione lyase, translated to MPNVEIILFVSDQNRSRDFYAALLLAEPLLDVPGMTEFELGTGVKLGLMPETGITKILSGRLPHPNSANGIPRCELYLETGDIEAASLRATAAGATEISPILDRDWGDKVSYFADPDGHIVAFACKSEAFDRPASER
- a CDS encoding bifunctional oligoribonuclease/PAP phosphatase NrnA, encoding MLSQVVELIENKHVFGITTHVRPDGDGIGSSLGLCWLLRSLGKDAEVIVSDGIPASYLVLPGAGDIVKVSEVNGKYDAVFVIECSDITRPNIVNLESQLVVNIDHHATCEHFGNINWIDTTASAVGEMIYNLCKAVGGRITREIAECLYLALVTDTGSFHFSNTTDRTLKVASELVKVGVKPALISEAVYNSYPWSRIELMSQVLSTVKRDESGRVAYMRQTLGMRESAQMSDGDNNGFVNIPLAAKDVLASVYMREVEGGRFRVSLRSKGKINVARVAERFGGGGHNNAAGCRVEGEWDLRESEIVEAMVEAVDRSLEQQDRVEPIVTFVGTEKRSETPQ